Proteins from a genomic interval of Aquabacterium sp. A3:
- a CDS encoding DUF3299 domain-containing protein, translating to MSTWLLAGALGLALMPGLAAAQGGKSASSAERHIAWQELVPPGWNPTEILKEKFNDPQLPMLSDDNPKVQALMDEMRKLWDTAPVNPAMDGVRGRIPGYVVPLEDGRAGLKSFLLVPYYGACIHTPPPPANQIIHITLDKPVKGYQTMDTVWVHGTLRTERAQSEMGASAYRIHATRVTPYERRTPEAAP from the coding sequence ATGTCGACATGGCTGCTGGCGGGGGCGTTGGGCTTGGCGCTGATGCCCGGGCTGGCTGCGGCACAGGGGGGCAAGTCGGCCTCATCGGCCGAACGGCACATTGCCTGGCAGGAACTGGTGCCCCCGGGATGGAATCCCACCGAGATCCTCAAAGAGAAGTTCAACGACCCCCAGTTGCCGATGCTCAGCGACGACAACCCCAAGGTGCAGGCCTTGATGGACGAGATGCGCAAGCTGTGGGACACCGCGCCCGTCAATCCAGCCATGGATGGCGTGCGCGGGCGCATCCCGGGTTATGTGGTGCCGCTTGAAGACGGCCGCGCGGGGTTGAAGTCGTTCCTGCTGGTGCCGTACTACGGGGCCTGCATCCACACGCCACCACCGCCTGCCAATCAGATCATCCACATCACCCTGGACAAGCCGGTGAAGGGCTACCAGACGATGGACACGGTGTGGGTGCACGGCACCCTGCGCACCGAGCGGGCCCAATCAGAGATGGGGGCCAGTGCCTACCGCATCCACGCAACCAGGGTTACCCCTTACGAGCGACGCACACCAGAGGCGGCCCCCTGA
- a CDS encoding ABC transporter permease codes for MRVSHAGRAGTLWTLAWRSAWSRRFVLSLTAMSVALSTFLLLTLERVRADTEASFSQAVSGVDLIVGARSGSLQLLLYSVFRVGQPSNNIRMSSLEALKQHRSVAWVVPLSLGDSHRGYPVVATTLAYFEHFRHGQQQALVLAQGRRFDGVHDAVLGAEVARRLGHRLGDAIVLSHGDGALAGNDHDDHPFRVVGVLAATGTPVDRSIHISLEAMDALHAGPVQGFDMQALGLRPQREVTAALVGLTSRTAVFSVQRAVSAYRGEALMAILPGVVLDEMWQTLGAGERTLRLVSLLVAAVSLLGLVAVIMAGLDARRRELAVLRAVGAAPAQVWSLLAIESGLVVTLGVVLGTLASLLACWALSDWVLMQTGVVLRPWDWAHAQWMVLAGLLMAGWLAGLWPGWRAYRWALSDGLAPRV; via the coding sequence ATGCGCGTGAGCCACGCAGGCCGTGCAGGCACCTTGTGGACGCTGGCCTGGCGCAGCGCGTGGAGCCGCCGTTTTGTCCTGTCCCTGACGGCGATGTCGGTGGCCTTGTCGACCTTCCTGCTGCTGACCCTGGAGCGCGTGCGCGCCGACACCGAGGCCAGTTTTTCGCAAGCGGTGTCGGGGGTTGACCTGATCGTCGGCGCGCGCTCGGGTTCGCTGCAGTTGCTGCTGTACTCGGTGTTTCGCGTGGGGCAGCCCAGCAACAACATCCGCATGAGCAGCCTGGAGGCGCTGAAGCAGCATCGGTCGGTGGCCTGGGTGGTGCCTTTGTCCCTGGGCGACAGCCACCGTGGATACCCCGTGGTGGCCACCACCCTGGCGTACTTCGAGCATTTCAGGCATGGCCAGCAGCAAGCGCTGGTGCTGGCCCAGGGTCGGCGTTTTGACGGTGTGCACGATGCCGTGCTGGGTGCCGAGGTGGCCCGCCGTCTCGGCCACCGGCTGGGGGATGCCATCGTCCTGTCGCATGGCGATGGCGCATTGGCCGGCAACGACCATGACGATCATCCCTTCCGCGTGGTGGGCGTGCTGGCCGCCACCGGCACGCCGGTCGATCGGTCCATCCACATTAGCCTGGAGGCCATGGACGCCCTCCATGCGGGCCCCGTCCAGGGATTTGACATGCAGGCTTTGGGCCTGCGGCCACAGCGCGAAGTGACCGCCGCCTTGGTGGGTTTGACATCCCGTACCGCGGTGTTTTCGGTGCAGCGTGCCGTGTCCGCCTACCGTGGCGAGGCCTTGATGGCGATCCTGCCCGGGGTGGTGCTCGATGAAATGTGGCAAACCCTGGGCGCCGGTGAGCGCACTTTGCGCCTGGTCAGCCTGCTGGTGGCGGCGGTGTCTTTGCTGGGCCTGGTGGCCGTGATCATGGCGGGGCTTGACGCCCGGCGACGCGAGTTGGCCGTGCTGAGGGCCGTGGGGGCGGCGCCCGCGCAGGTCTGGTCCTTGCTGGCCATCGAGTCGGGTCTGGTGGTGACGCTGGGGGTGGTGCTGGGCACCCTGGCGTCGCTGCTGGCCTGCTGGGCCTTGTCTGACTGGGTGTTGATGCAGACGGGGGTGGTGTTGAGGCCCTGGGACTGGGCTCACGCACAATGGATGGTGCTGGCGGGCTTGTTGATGGCGGGCTGGCTGGCCGGTTTGTGGCCGGGTTGGCGGGCCTATCGCTGGGCCTTGAGTGACGGGCTGGCGCCCAGGGTGTGA
- a CDS encoding ABC transporter ATP-binding protein yields the protein MTASEAMAAAGARSDWAVHISGLRHRWPGAPHDLLNIGEWGVRPAQRVLVLGASGSGKSTLLSLLAGVHVPLDGQVKLLGQDWAGLSAARRDTRRADHVGYIFQQFNLLPYLPVVDNVTLPCGFSARRRQRAGDVQASAQALLGHLGLPESCWWRPAADLSVGQQQRVAAARALIGAPEVLIADEPTSALDDDTRDQYMQVLLQSCVQAGAALIFVSHDRRLAAHFDQVWALESGTLRVWSCA from the coding sequence ATGACGGCGTCGGAGGCGATGGCGGCAGCAGGCGCGCGGTCGGACTGGGCCGTGCACATCAGCGGGCTCAGGCACCGTTGGCCCGGTGCCCCACATGATCTGCTGAACATCGGTGAGTGGGGCGTGCGTCCGGCGCAGCGCGTGCTGGTGCTGGGCGCCAGCGGGTCGGGCAAGAGCACGCTGCTGTCCTTGCTCGCGGGCGTTCATGTGCCGCTGGATGGGCAGGTGAAGCTGCTCGGGCAAGACTGGGCGGGCTTGTCTGCGGCCCGGCGAGACACCCGGCGTGCTGACCATGTGGGCTACATCTTCCAGCAGTTCAACCTGCTGCCTTACCTGCCTGTGGTGGACAACGTGACCTTGCCCTGCGGGTTCTCGGCCCGCCGGCGTCAGCGTGCGGGGGATGTGCAGGCCAGCGCCCAGGCCTTGTTGGGCCACCTGGGCTTGCCCGAGTCGTGCTGGTGGCGCCCTGCAGCCGACCTGTCGGTGGGCCAGCAGCAACGCGTGGCGGCGGCGCGTGCCCTGATCGGGGCGCCCGAGGTGCTGATCGCCGACGAACCCACCTCGGCCCTGGACGACGACACCCGGGACCAGTACATGCAGGTGTTGTTGCAGTCGTGTGTGCAGGCGGGTGCTGCCCTGATCTTTGTCAGCCATGACCGGCGCCTGGCCGCCCATTTCGACCAGGTCTGGGCGCTGGAGTCTGGCACCTTGCGGGTGTGGTCATGCGCGTGA
- a CDS encoding ZrgA family zinc uptake protein translates to MRMSWRCVGWVVPAVLMGWVSGAQAHRAHQHGVAALEVAMDGERLELTLHGPQDNAVGFEHAPRTAAQKKALAQMHQSLQQADRWFLTNPEARCTVQARDIESDPEHNDEHSDIEVSLSYRCQAPDQLRALVVMPWQAWPRLRQLQATVVGPQGARKVVLKRPVGQDQVVLPLAGGR, encoded by the coding sequence ATGCGGATGTCTTGGCGTTGTGTGGGGTGGGTGGTGCCCGCCGTCTTGATGGGTTGGGTGAGCGGGGCGCAGGCGCACCGCGCGCACCAGCATGGTGTGGCCGCGCTGGAGGTGGCCATGGACGGTGAGCGCCTGGAGTTGACCCTGCACGGCCCACAAGACAACGCCGTGGGTTTTGAGCATGCGCCCCGCACGGCGGCCCAGAAAAAGGCGCTGGCCCAAATGCACCAAAGCCTGCAGCAGGCTGATCGCTGGTTTTTGACCAACCCTGAGGCGCGCTGCACGGTTCAGGCGCGGGACATCGAGAGCGACCCCGAGCACAACGATGAGCACAGCGACATCGAAGTCTCGCTCAGCTACCGGTGTCAGGCCCCCGACCAACTGCGGGCGCTGGTGGTGATGCCCTGGCAGGCCTGGCCACGTTTGCGCCAGTTGCAGGCCACGGTGGTGGGCCCCCAAGGGGCACGCAAGGTGGTGCTCAAGCGGCCCGTCGGGCAGGACCAGGTCGTGTTGCCCTTGGCCGGTGGTCGCTGA
- a CDS encoding PaaX family transcriptional regulator C-terminal domain-containing protein encodes MTAPSPKSLILNLLLAADGDPLEASDAVLASSLFGIRENSVRVALVRLGAAGLLASSGRGAYQLGPAAASLADELSSWRSAEVRTIPWTGDWLMVCTAELGRSDRKALRVRDRALALMGMKPLNDALHVRPANLLGGAADTRDRLQRLGLPAQAPVFIARDLDTALDTRARSLWDGQGLTQAYRRTHQRLDAWLARSHDLDAETAARESYLLGNEAIRQLVFDPLLPEPLVDTQARRAFTEAVVAFDRAGHDIWRRLLQHLPARGKPSKDAHDPKRHTTH; translated from the coding sequence GTGACCGCGCCCAGCCCCAAATCCTTGATCCTGAACCTGCTGCTGGCGGCCGATGGTGACCCGCTGGAAGCCAGCGATGCCGTGCTGGCCTCCAGCCTGTTCGGCATCCGTGAAAACAGCGTGCGTGTGGCCTTGGTCAGGCTGGGTGCGGCCGGCTTGCTGGCCTCGTCAGGCCGTGGCGCCTACCAATTGGGCCCGGCCGCCGCCAGCCTCGCCGATGAGCTCTCCAGCTGGCGCAGCGCAGAGGTTCGCACCATCCCCTGGACGGGCGACTGGCTGATGGTGTGCACCGCCGAGCTTGGACGCAGCGACCGCAAGGCCCTGCGCGTGCGCGATCGCGCACTGGCCCTGATGGGCATGAAACCGCTGAACGACGCCTTGCATGTGCGGCCAGCCAACCTGCTGGGTGGGGCTGCAGATACCCGAGACCGCCTGCAGCGTCTGGGCTTGCCCGCCCAGGCACCGGTGTTCATCGCCCGCGATCTGGACACCGCCCTGGACACCCGCGCACGCAGCCTCTGGGATGGCCAGGGGCTCACCCAGGCCTACCGCCGCACCCATCAGCGCCTGGACGCGTGGCTGGCACGCAGCCACGATCTGGACGCCGAAACCGCCGCGCGCGAGTCGTACCTGCTGGGCAACGAGGCGATCCGCCAATTGGTGTTCGATCCGCTGCTGCCCGAGCCGCTGGTCGACACCCAGGCGCGCCGCGCATTCACCGAAGCCGTCGTGGCCTTCGACCGTGCAGGACACGACATCTGGCGCCGCCTGCTTCAACACCTGCCTGCCAGAGGCAAACCCTCCAAAGACGCCCATGACCCAAAGCGCCACACCACGCACTGA
- a CDS encoding fatty acid desaturase family protein, translating to MTQSATPRTDQMPAATRRKLSELFTPDQIAWLTQRSDLRGAWAIASTWGVIATAFAALALWPGVITFLLASAVIAGRQLCLAILQHEGSHGTLFKNRWANDVLTDWLCARPIWQNLPKYKVHHFGHHTQTGTDEDPDITLHADYPVSRASLARKMVRDITGLTGLKIAFGLVMMDAGVFKWTVANHIERLPQTGRSWWDIAMTTVRNMGPLLITNGVLLGVLAALGQAWLYTAWLVAFFCWLPLFVRIRSIAEHGCLPRSRDMFLNTRTTRAGWLARMTVAPVHVNYHLEHHVMASVPYYRLPQMHRWLREKHAAPVAPSYLQVLKLASSGRRGAAA from the coding sequence ATGACCCAAAGCGCCACACCACGCACTGACCAGATGCCCGCGGCCACGCGCCGCAAGCTCAGCGAGCTCTTCACGCCCGACCAGATCGCCTGGCTGACGCAGCGCTCTGACCTGCGCGGGGCCTGGGCCATCGCCTCCACCTGGGGTGTCATCGCCACGGCATTCGCGGCCCTGGCCTTGTGGCCCGGGGTGATCACCTTCTTGCTGGCCAGCGCCGTGATCGCGGGCCGGCAGTTGTGTCTGGCGATCCTGCAGCATGAAGGCTCTCACGGCACGCTGTTCAAGAACCGCTGGGCCAACGACGTGCTGACCGACTGGCTGTGTGCCCGCCCCATTTGGCAGAACCTGCCCAAGTACAAGGTGCATCATTTCGGGCACCACACCCAAACGGGCACCGACGAAGATCCCGACATCACGCTGCACGCCGACTACCCGGTCAGCCGAGCATCGCTGGCGCGCAAGATGGTGCGCGACATCACCGGCCTGACTGGCCTGAAGATCGCTTTTGGCCTGGTGATGATGGATGCAGGTGTGTTCAAGTGGACGGTGGCCAACCACATCGAGCGCCTGCCCCAGACCGGGCGCAGTTGGTGGGACATCGCCATGACCACCGTGCGCAACATGGGGCCCCTGCTCATCACCAACGGTGTGTTGCTGGGTGTGCTGGCCGCCCTCGGTCAGGCCTGGCTGTACACCGCCTGGCTGGTGGCCTTTTTTTGCTGGTTGCCGCTGTTCGTGCGCATCCGCTCGATCGCCGAGCACGGCTGCCTGCCCCGCTCACGGGACATGTTCCTCAACACCCGCACCACCCGCGCTGGCTGGCTGGCCCGCATGACGGTGGCGCCGGTGCACGTGAACTACCACCTGGAACACCACGTGATGGCCTCGGTGCCCTACTACCGCCTGCCGCAGATGCACCGCTGGCTGCGAGAGAAACACGCCGCACCGGTGGCTCCGAGCTACCTGCAGGTGCTGAAGCTGGCCAGCAGCGGCCGCCGCGGCGCCGCCGCATGA
- a CDS encoding glutathione S-transferase family protein, whose product MITVHHLETSRSQRVLWLLEELGLPYEIKLYKRDPKTKLAPAELKKIHPLGKSPVITDGDLVVAESGAILEYLAERYGPQAEGEAARLLTQAGTPEHLQLRYWMHYAEGSLMNWLVMKLVFMTIPTQPMPFFARPIARILCQQVQAKLIDPNLQSAATFINQHLGHNAWFAGERLTLADFQMSFAVSALMSRGDMAAQCPAIRAYARKMEARPAYQRALAKGGPVIMGA is encoded by the coding sequence ATGATCACCGTTCACCACCTGGAAACCTCTCGCTCGCAGCGCGTGCTGTGGCTGCTTGAAGAGCTTGGCCTTCCTTATGAGATCAAGCTGTACAAGCGAGATCCCAAGACCAAGCTGGCCCCGGCCGAGCTCAAGAAGATCCACCCGCTGGGCAAGTCTCCGGTGATCACCGATGGTGACCTGGTCGTGGCCGAATCTGGCGCCATCCTGGAGTACCTCGCTGAACGCTACGGCCCGCAGGCCGAAGGCGAGGCGGCCCGGTTGCTGACACAGGCAGGCACGCCCGAGCATCTGCAGCTGCGCTACTGGATGCATTACGCCGAGGGGTCGCTGATGAACTGGCTGGTGATGAAGTTGGTGTTCATGACCATCCCCACCCAGCCCATGCCGTTTTTTGCGCGGCCCATCGCGCGCATCCTGTGTCAGCAGGTGCAGGCCAAGCTGATCGACCCCAACCTGCAGTCGGCGGCCACCTTCATCAACCAGCACCTGGGCCACAACGCCTGGTTTGCCGGTGAGCGACTCACCCTGGCGGACTTCCAGATGAGCTTTGCGGTGTCTGCGTTGATGTCGCGCGGCGACATGGCCGCTCAGTGCCCGGCCATTCGCGCCTACGCCCGCAAGATGGAGGCACGCCCGGCGTACCAGCGTGCCCTGGCCAAGGGTGGCCCGGTGATCATGGGCGCTTGA
- a CDS encoding efflux transporter outer membrane subunit, with protein MTNNVSWARRGVVWCAVLAMSGCASVATTPSTAGLTVPQAWQQSSTPPGDDVAVVSGAPWWTALGDAELNSLIDQALARNNDLAQAAVRVRRAQLVAGQAASDQLPEVSVRGNASTSESLSSGARSTRSYGATASVSWELDLWGRLAANRQAAELEAQATQADRDAAALSLSATVARLYWQLGYLNQRVVVSEQSIEYARETLRLVRAQYEAGAASGLEMAQATQSLANQQAAHTQWLQQRVEALHALALLLDGPPGSVASDERRMLALTELPPLQAGVPAAVMTRRPDLLASELRLRKTLATVDATRRSFYPALTLTGSVGTASDALGEALRNPVGTLGAGLVLPFILWRDMQRNVAISQADHELAVLAYRQAWYQALSEVEDALSAERQLAAQGEQLAMAAQAARQAERLSEARYRAGAAPLKTWLDAQESRRQVDINLALNRLNLLQNRATLMQALGGGV; from the coding sequence ATGACAAACAATGTTTCTTGGGCCAGACGTGGCGTGGTGTGGTGCGCCGTTTTGGCGATGTCGGGGTGCGCCAGCGTGGCCACCACGCCGTCGACCGCCGGACTGACGGTGCCGCAAGCATGGCAGCAGTCGAGCACACCCCCCGGTGACGACGTGGCCGTGGTGTCAGGTGCTCCCTGGTGGACTGCGTTGGGTGACGCTGAGTTGAACTCGCTCATTGACCAGGCCCTGGCCCGCAACAACGACCTGGCGCAGGCCGCCGTGCGGGTGCGTCGGGCGCAGTTGGTGGCGGGCCAGGCGGCCAGCGATCAACTTCCCGAGGTGTCGGTTCGTGGCAATGCCAGCACGTCCGAGTCCTTGAGTTCTGGCGCTCGCAGTACCCGCTCGTATGGCGCCACCGCCTCGGTCAGCTGGGAGCTGGACCTGTGGGGTCGCCTGGCCGCCAACCGGCAGGCCGCCGAGCTGGAGGCCCAGGCCACCCAGGCTGATCGAGACGCCGCCGCCTTGTCCTTGTCGGCCACCGTGGCGCGGCTGTACTGGCAACTGGGTTACCTGAACCAGCGCGTGGTCGTGAGCGAGCAAAGCATCGAATACGCCCGCGAGACCTTGCGTCTGGTGCGTGCACAGTATGAAGCGGGTGCGGCCTCTGGCCTGGAGATGGCGCAGGCCACGCAGTCGCTGGCCAATCAGCAGGCGGCCCACACCCAGTGGCTGCAGCAGCGGGTGGAGGCCCTCCATGCCCTGGCCTTGTTGCTGGATGGGCCGCCAGGCTCGGTGGCCAGCGACGAGCGCCGCATGCTGGCGCTGACGGAGCTGCCGCCCCTGCAGGCCGGGGTGCCGGCGGCGGTGATGACACGGCGCCCGGACCTGCTGGCCAGCGAACTGCGCTTGCGCAAGACCTTGGCGACGGTGGACGCCACACGGCGAAGCTTTTACCCCGCGCTCACGCTCACCGGCAGTGTGGGCACGGCATCGGACGCCCTTGGCGAGGCTTTGCGCAACCCGGTGGGCACCCTGGGTGCCGGCCTGGTGTTGCCCTTCATCCTGTGGCGCGACATGCAGCGCAACGTGGCCATCTCACAGGCCGACCATGAGCTGGCCGTGCTGGCCTACCGGCAGGCGTGGTACCAGGCCCTGTCCGAAGTGGAGGATGCCTTGTCGGCCGAGCGGCAGTTGGCTGCGCAAGGCGAGCAGCTGGCCATGGCCGCCCAGGCCGCCCGTCAGGCCGAACGCCTCAGTGAGGCGCGGTACCGCGCGGGGGCCGCGCCATTGAAGACCTGGCTGGATGCGCAGGAAAGCCGGCGGCAGGTGGACATCAACCTGGCCCTGAACCGCCTGAACCTGCTGCAGAACCGCGCGACGCTGATGCAGGCCCTGGGCGGTGGCGTGTGA